A stretch of the Perca flavescens isolate YP-PL-M2 chromosome 3, PFLA_1.0, whole genome shotgun sequence genome encodes the following:
- the clpb gene encoding caseinolytic peptidase B protein homolog encodes VPCSVLRLIARRSRSLSPCSRVLQTSASGAACQGIRETPAEIKRNPIVSTSRVSRRGILAEETTGASTKQLVQYHHLAPRWLSNLENRRGSWAALASRGRNNNQYWEESGQRDGGDGRRTGGGASRAGVASAGVLSAAAVAFCLKKDSDNKGDALLEAARTNNSEDVARLVKEGVDPNHRHRLGWTALMVAAITRQHSVVKVLLEAGADPNSGDHFNNVYDTSREKGIHSLEVLVSREDEFSSRLSSRAGFRGCTALHYATLADDPRTVRMLLEAGANPLQTNGLGHTARAYAKEGEVSTILQEFEGKFQEAQARREAEERRRFPLERRLKEHIIGQEGAINTVASAIRRKENGWYDEEHPLVFLFLGSSGIGKTELAKQVARYMHKDIKKGFIRMDMSEFQEKHEVAKFIGSPPGYVGHEEGGQLTKLLKACPNAVVLFDEVDKAHPDVLTIMLQLFDEGRLTDGKGKTIECKDAIFIMTSNIASDEIAQHALQLREEAEAISRRKLADNLEDVQKSDDIKISRQFKESVIRPILKAHYRRDEFLGRINEIVYFLPFCHSELLQLVSKELNFWAKKAKQRHDITLQWERPVLELLAGGYNMHYGARSIKHEVERRVVNQLAAAYEQELLPKGCTLRLSVQPEDLEERSTPSLRLEVVGEDSKSRTLDIRPPLSPEH; translated from the exons GTTCCCTGTTCTGTTCTCAG GCTAATTGCTCGAAGGTCGCGCAGCCTGTCACCGTGCAGCCGCGTGCTCCAGACCAGCGCAAGCGGTGCCGCATGCCAGGGCATCCGCGAGACACCGGCAGAGATCAAACGCAACCCAATCGTGTCCACCTCCCGGGTCTCCAGAAGGGGGATTTTAGCCGAGGAGACCACTGGTGCTAGTACTAAACAGTTGGTGCAGTACCACCATCTCGCCCCTAGATGGCTGTCCAACCTGGAGAACCGCCGCGGCTCATGGGCGGCTTTGGCCAGCAGAGGGCGGAACAATAACCAGTACTGGGAGGAGAGCGGTCAGCGGGACGGAGGTGATGGCCGGAGGACAGGTGGGGGAGCCAGCCGGGCAGGAGTGGCTTCTGCCGGTGTGCTGTCTGCTGCAGCCGTGGCCTTCTGCCTGAAGAAAGATTCTGATAACAAAG GTGATGCACTTCTGGAGGCAGCAAGGACCAATAACTCTGAAGATGTGGCCAG GCTGGTTAAAGAGGGGGTTGACCCGAACCACCGCCACCGTCTGGGTTGGACCGCTCTCATGGTGGCTGCCATCACCCGACAGCACAG TGTAGTGAAGGTTCTGTTGGAAGCTGGTGCCGACCCAAACAGCGGAGATCACTTCAACAACGTTTACGACACCTCACGGGAGAAAGGCATCCACTCACTGGAAg TTCTCGTGTCCAGAGAGGATGAATTCAGCAGCAGGCTCAGCAGCAGGGCTGGCTTCCGTGGTTGCACAGCGCTTCACTACGCCACACTGGCTGATGATCCACGCACTGTCCGCATGCTGCTGGAGGCTG GTGCCAACCCCCTGCAGACCAATGGTTTGGGACACACAGCACGGGCCTATGCTAAGGAGGGAGAAGTGAGCACAATACTGCAGGAGTTTGAGGGCAAG TTCCAGGAGGCGCAGGCTCGGCGGGAGGCGGAGGAGAGGCGGCGGTTCCCCCTGGAGAGGAGGCTGAAGGAGCATATCATCGGACAGGAGGGGGCCATCAATACTGTGGCctcag CCATCAGGAGAAAGGAGAATGGTTGGTACGACGAAGAGCATCCTCTCGTATTCCTCTTCCTCGGCTCATCAGGAATTG GAAAGACAGAGTTGGCCAAACAGGTGGCTCGCTACATGCACAAGGACATCAAAAAG GGTTTCATCCGTATGGACATGTCCGAGTTCCAGGAAAAACACGAG GTGGCAAAGTTCATCGGCTCCCCGCCGGGATACGTGGGACACGAGGAAGGGGGTCAGCTGACAAAGCTGTTGAAGGCGTGTCCCAACGCTGTTGTCCTGTTTGATGAAGTAGACAAGGCCCACCCTGATGTTCTTACTATCATGCTGCAGCTCTTTGACGAg GGACGCCTCACAGACGGTAAGGGGAAGACCATCGAATGTAAAGATGCCATCTTCATCATGACATCTAACATTGCAAGTGATGAAATTGCCCAGCATGCACTGCAGCTTCGTGAGGAAGCTGAGGCGATAAGCCGCAGAAAGCTGGCCGACAACCTCG AGGATGTTCAGAAAAGTGATGACATCAAAATCTCCCGACAGTTTAAAGAATCTGTGATTCGACCGATCCTGAAG GCTCATTACCGGAGGGACGAGTTTCTGGGTCGGATCAATGAAATTGTATACTTCCTGCCGTTCTGTCACTCAGAGCTGCTCCAGCTGGTCAGCAAAGAGCTCAACTTCTGGGCTAAGAAG GCGAAGCAGCGCCATGACATCACTCTTCAGTGGGAGCGCCCGGTTCTGGAACTGCTGGCGGGCGGGTATAACATGCATTACGGAGCACGCTCAATCAAACATGAG GTTGAGCGGCGGGTTGTCAACCAGTTAGCGGCAGCGTACGAGCAGGAGCTGCTGCCCAAAGGCTGCACCCTGCGTCTGTCTGTCCAACCAGAGGACCTGGAGGAGCGGAGCACACCCAGTCTGCGCCTTGAGGTGGTAGGAGAGGACAGCAAATCCAGAACACTGGACATACGTCCACCGCTCAGCCCTGAACACTAA